One region of Rhodocaloribacter litoris genomic DNA includes:
- the yajC gene encoding preprotein translocase subunit YajC: MFFYDTFLMGAPADGQANPLAMFLPLILIFIVFYFFIIRPQKKKEDQRKKMIEAVKKGDRIVTIGGVHGTVTQVDETSVLAQVDSNTKLRIEKNAIATVIGKDKE, encoded by the coding sequence ATGTTCTTTTACGATACATTCCTGATGGGGGCCCCTGCCGACGGGCAGGCCAACCCGCTGGCGATGTTCCTGCCGCTCATTCTCATCTTTATCGTCTTCTACTTCTTCATCATCCGCCCGCAGAAGAAGAAGGAGGACCAGCGCAAGAAGATGATCGAGGCCGTCAAGAAGGGGGACCGCATCGTGACCATCGGCGGGGTGCACGGCACCGTCACGCAGGTGGACGAGACGAGTGTGCTCGCCCAGGTGGACTCGAACACCAAGCTGCGCATCGAGAAGAACGCCATCGCCACCGTCATCGGTAAGGACAAGGAATGA
- the priA gene encoding replication restart helicase PriA, translating to MPAAVRVVVPLPVDQTYTYLVPDDLQEEARVGCRVLVPFGPRRLTGMIVGAAEPAVEGVTLRPILDVLDETPSFTGEMLRLTRWIADYYVCGWGEVIKAALPSGIEVESRWVLVRTAASCDGWTGPPAARAVLRYLEVHGGEASLDALRQAGLDARLALARRLERDGLVRVEARLARPKVRVRREKHVRFAPAFRTPAARADLGALLRGAKQVAVVEALEALVRAGKREPRRAEVLARAGASAATLNGLVKKGILEVVEREVIRSPLDAPAPEEVPPPAYTLHPSQQTALDRIHEAVAAGRFETFLLHGVTGSGKTEVYIAALKAVVARGKTGIILVPEIALTPQTVRRFRAHFGDRIAVLHSRMSPGERYDAWRHLRSGRFSIVIGPRSAVLAPVSNLGLIVVDEEHEPSYKQFDPAPRYHARDVAVMRAYMNDAVCVLGSATPAVESYMNARWGKYTLLSMPERVPVPGHAAAPLPVVHIVDLALEHKKHRLDGVLSEPLRRAIRTRLDRNEQVILLQNRRGYAPVIACRSCGWAPMCPDCSVSMTYHKDKRLLRCHYCGRTRRLPPRCPKCEAEDLARLGAGTQRVEEELAACFPEARILRMDLDTTGRKNAHHELLERFRKGKAEVLLGTQMVAKGLDFPRVTLVGVVDADVGMLLPDFRAEERTFQLLTQVAGRAGRAGLRGEVILQTRNPDRPVLRYAVAHDYEGFVAAILPERELLGYPPFGRIVGVEFRGPQEAEVRQYAGRWTAALRGQVGEALDVLGPEAAFIGRVKRQYRFHTIIKVPRGFKTETLQRVLRHTGIRAGAPPGGSRVAIDVDAVGLF from the coding sequence ATGCCTGCTGCCGTCCGTGTCGTCGTTCCGCTGCCCGTCGATCAGACGTACACCTATCTGGTGCCGGACGATCTGCAGGAGGAGGCGCGGGTCGGGTGCCGGGTGCTGGTACCGTTCGGGCCGCGCCGGCTCACGGGGATGATCGTCGGGGCGGCGGAGCCCGCGGTGGAGGGGGTCACCCTCCGGCCGATCCTGGACGTGCTCGACGAGACGCCGTCCTTCACCGGGGAGATGCTCCGGCTCACCCGCTGGATCGCCGACTACTACGTCTGCGGGTGGGGTGAGGTGATCAAGGCGGCGTTGCCCTCGGGCATCGAGGTCGAGAGCCGGTGGGTGCTGGTGCGCACGGCGGCGTCCTGCGACGGGTGGACGGGACCCCCGGCGGCCCGGGCCGTGCTGCGTTATCTCGAGGTGCACGGCGGCGAGGCCTCGCTCGATGCACTCCGGCAGGCAGGTCTGGATGCCAGGCTGGCCCTGGCCCGCCGGCTCGAGCGCGACGGCCTGGTGCGGGTCGAGGCCCGGCTGGCCCGGCCGAAGGTGCGGGTTCGCCGGGAAAAACATGTGCGCTTTGCTCCGGCCTTCCGCACACCGGCGGCCCGGGCGGATCTCGGAGCGTTGCTCCGGGGGGCGAAGCAGGTGGCTGTCGTGGAGGCGCTGGAGGCGCTGGTGCGGGCGGGGAAGCGGGAGCCGCGCAGGGCCGAGGTGCTTGCCCGGGCGGGGGCTTCGGCCGCCACCCTCAACGGGCTCGTCAAGAAAGGTATCCTGGAGGTCGTCGAGCGGGAGGTCATCCGCTCGCCCCTCGACGCGCCTGCGCCGGAGGAGGTGCCGCCGCCCGCCTACACACTGCACCCGTCTCAGCAGACGGCCCTCGACCGGATCCACGAGGCCGTCGCGGCCGGGCGTTTCGAGACGTTCCTGCTGCACGGCGTCACCGGCAGCGGCAAGACCGAGGTGTACATCGCCGCCCTGAAGGCGGTGGTGGCCCGTGGCAAGACCGGCATCATCCTCGTGCCCGAGATCGCCCTCACGCCGCAGACCGTCCGGCGCTTTCGCGCCCACTTCGGGGATCGCATCGCCGTCCTGCATTCGCGCATGAGCCCGGGGGAGCGCTACGATGCCTGGCGGCACCTGCGCTCGGGACGGTTCTCCATCGTCATCGGGCCCCGCTCGGCGGTGCTGGCGCCCGTCTCCAACCTGGGGCTCATCGTCGTCGATGAGGAGCACGAGCCCTCCTACAAGCAGTTCGATCCCGCCCCGCGTTACCACGCCCGCGACGTGGCGGTGATGCGGGCGTACATGAACGACGCCGTGTGTGTGCTTGGCTCGGCCACCCCCGCTGTCGAGAGCTACATGAACGCACGCTGGGGCAAGTACACGCTGCTCTCGATGCCGGAGCGGGTGCCGGTGCCCGGCCACGCCGCCGCCCCGCTGCCCGTCGTCCACATCGTGGACCTGGCGCTCGAGCACAAGAAGCACCGGCTCGACGGCGTGCTCTCCGAGCCGCTGCGCCGGGCCATCCGCACCCGCCTCGACCGCAACGAGCAGGTCATCCTCCTGCAGAACCGCCGCGGCTATGCCCCGGTCATCGCGTGCCGGTCGTGCGGGTGGGCGCCGATGTGCCCGGACTGCTCCGTCTCGATGACGTACCACAAGGACAAGCGGCTCCTCCGCTGTCACTATTGCGGCCGCACGCGGCGGCTCCCGCCGCGGTGTCCCAAGTGCGAGGCGGAGGACCTGGCCCGTCTCGGCGCCGGGACGCAACGCGTCGAAGAGGAGCTGGCCGCCTGCTTCCCGGAGGCCCGCATCCTGCGGATGGACCTCGACACCACCGGCCGCAAGAACGCCCACCACGAACTGCTCGAACGTTTCCGCAAAGGCAAGGCAGAGGTCCTCCTCGGCACCCAGATGGTCGCCAAAGGGCTCGACTTCCCCCGGGTCACCCTCGTCGGGGTCGTCGATGCCGACGTCGGCATGCTGCTGCCGGATTTCCGGGCCGAGGAGCGCACGTTTCAGCTGCTGACGCAGGTGGCCGGCCGGGCCGGCCGGGCCGGCCTCCGGGGGGAGGTCATCCTCCAGACCCGCAATCCGGACCGGCCCGTGCTGCGCTACGCCGTCGCACACGACTACGAGGGGTTCGTCGCCGCGATCCTGCCCGAGCGGGAATTGCTCGGCTATCCCCCGTTCGGCCGCATCGTCGGCGTCGAGTTTCGCGGGCCGCAGGAGGCGGAGGTGAGGCAGTATGCCGGGCGGTGGACGGCCGCGCTGCGCGGCCAGGTCGGCGAGGCGCTCGACGTGCTCGGTCCCGAGGCGGCCTTCATCGGGCGCGTCAAACGGCAGTATCGCTTCCACACCATCATCAAGGTGCCGCGCGGCTTCAAGACGGAGACGCTGCAGCGGGTCCTGCGCCACACCGGCATACGGGCCGGCGCGCCGCCCGGGGGCAGCCGCGTCGCCATCGACGTCGATGCCGTCGGGTTGTTCTGA